In the Gossypium arboreum isolate Shixiya-1 chromosome 10, ASM2569848v2, whole genome shotgun sequence genome, one interval contains:
- the LOC108488658 gene encoding stearoyl-[acyl-carrier-protein] 9-desaturase, chloroplastic-like, with amino-acid sequence MALKFVSMSFQSQEGPCSGGLPAMASFGSPRFFMTSTVPSANMKVENLRKTFMPHLKVQDQITHSMQPQKIEIFKSLDNWVENNILIHLKPVEKSWEPQDFLPDPTSDGFNEQVAELRERATEIPDDYFVVLVGDMITEEALPTYQTMLNTLDGVRDETGASLSPWAIWTRAWTAEENRHGDLLNKYLYLSGRVDMRQIEKTIQYLIGSGMDPKAENNPYLTFIYTSFQERATFISHKNTAKSAKEHENIELTRLCGFIAADEKRHETAYTKIVEKLFEIDPDQTVRAFADMMRKNINMPAQFMYDGQDENLFNHFSTVAQRLGVYTTKDYTDILEFLVDQWKVKELTGLSAGGRKAQEFVCQLPQRLRKLEVRAQLRAKEAPNVKFSWIYDRKLKL; translated from the exons atggcATTGAAATTCGTTAGTATGAGTTTTCAGTCGCAGGAAGGCCCATGTTCTGGTGGTCTTCCAGCAATGGCGAGCTTCGGATCTCCCAGGTTTTTCATGACATCCACTGTGCCTTCTGCCAACAT GAAAGTTGAGAATCTAAGAAAAACATTCATGCCTCATCTGAAGGTGCAAGATCAGATCACACATTCGATGCAACCGCAAAAGATTGAGATTTTTAAGTCATTAGATAACTGGGTTGAGAACAACATTCTAATTCACCTGAAACCAGTTGAGAAAAGTTGGGAACCCCAGGATTTTCTTCCAGATCCTACGTCGGATGGATTCAATGAGCAGGTGGCAGAGTTAAGGGAAAGGGCAACGGAGATCCCAGATGATTACTTTGTGGTTTTGGTTGGAGATATGATCACAGAGGAAGCCCTTCCAACTTACCAAACAATGCTTAATACCTTAGATGGAGTTCGTGATGAAACAGGCGCTAGCCTTTCTCCTTGGGCAATTTGGACAAGGGCTTGGACTGCTGAAGAAAACAGGCATGGTGATCTGCTTAATAAGTATCTCTACTTGTCTGGAAGAGTCGACATGAGACAAATCGAAAAGACAATCCAGTATTTAATTGGTTCAGGAATG GACCCGAAAGCAGAGAACAATCCATATCTTACATTCATCTACACATCATTCCAAGAAAGGGCAACTTTTATTTCCCACAAGAATACAGCCAAAAGTGCTAAAGAGCATGAGAATATTGAGTTGACTAGACTATGTGGTTTCATTGCCGCAGATGAAAAGCGGCATGAGACAGCCTATACTAAAATCGTTGAAAAGCTGTTTGAGATCGATCCTGATCAAACTGTCCGAGCCTTTGCTGACATGATGAGGAAGAATATCAACATGCCCGCTCAATTCATGTACGATGGCCAAGATGAAAACCTTTTCAACCACTTTTCAACTGTTGCACAAAGACTTGGAGTTTACACTACCAAGGACTATACTGATATTCTAGAGTTCTTGGTGGATCAATGGAAGGTGAAGGAATTAACTGGACTTTCAGCGGGTGGGCGAAAAGCTCAAGAGTTTGTGTGTCAACTTCCTCAAAGACTTAGAAAGCTGGAAGTGAGAGCTCAATTAAGGGCTAAGGAAGCACCCAATGTTAAATTTAGTTGGATTTATGATAGAAAATTGAAGCTCTAA